A single Salmo salar chromosome ssa19, Ssal_v3.1, whole genome shotgun sequence DNA region contains:
- the LOC106579141 gene encoding zinc finger protein 91 isoform X2: MDYGLVEEFVTTVLEVVPDLMSYRERVQLIMGLRAQLVLELCRTDHLADSETIQPHLNRLRSCVITHREKEIPDPEVEASESNFLKLIQSLLEDPIEREHFFQNVYSEEFGLKYDSALQSLVWEFLSRLEKLLPTPTLQQTASWFLPDPSILEDCVQFVCHPEPLKTLLQYHNNTYEYVDTNALSSVDYILSSLSLSPLKTVVIFPDQTDPEIKSEPMEEPLPYEHMNIQSPASSDNDSEMLPLLESDYVKSVEGMHSDGNLNVEILSLQIQGSEEVCIHKETTEGNLKHETTDNESARERELDGAFHQPQTDSGLKIQKPHSIQQKVQDSSSLSTSCLLRQPTVLLHRLDFTDMPLPVSSPTLSPTLRRKRLQIKKGGSQGQRAGWVISPESKRNANGQPPPETEQDGVTSNDDAPRKRKAGRDLEEEKLHHHIKDFHSEECSGQNREPFDSMPQYSLAPDLSHVIGQSNRSKRVKICSLCRKTFIGAKDLTAHVRSHTEQSPYQCTQCLQSFEHQEDLQKHQQIGCEVATQPEEDNMSTASFEKDNMSTASFEKDNMSTASFEKDNMSTASFEKDNMSTASFEKDNMSTASFEKDNMSTASFEKDNMSTASFEKDNMSTASFEKDNMSTASFEKDNMSTASFEKDNMSTTYFEDGIETSQPNGTSPLSPTTSNVRPTPREFSKARTCHVCQETFQSAYLMRKHLNSKHDQLPYQCLDCGENFKRKFHLKEHKKLCLAASSTTSNIRPTPDQSSKDRNCSLCNKTFDSPYLMRKHLKSKHDQLPYQCPGCGGNFQRNFHLKEHKKECLVAKSLLSCSLCDKTFIEASNLTKHVRSHTYQCTKCLQSFERQEDLQTHLQNVFEEPAQFEEDNTSMPSFEDGTEISQPNDTSNVLPTRKESSRARTCRLCHKTFDTIHFMKKHLNSKHAQLPYQCLHCGENFRKKFNLKEHQKECHKPTPTQLSKARTCHVCHKTFVSVHLMRTHLKSKHDLLPYQCLGCGDHFYKNSHLLKHEKVCSAAKRLLTCCECGKTFKLSKLKRCNQVNQQQAPRGDHQETNTTLIVENGMDIPQSFSTTPQNPTTSNTLTIQGQSSKIANHYETCLLCNETFENGENLRKHMKFQHDVRTYLCLDCGETFQSKSELQKHSGIHLGSRKCPLCVKKTSQSTLQHVQRQQPDLRVSSEGVNPNQHQRDVDPADGSSLLAPRELETNIPQPSTYLCDTCGKDFPSLCRLKRHLQVHTGEQPFPCTDCGKCFTCKGSLKIHQRLHTGERPFSCTLCQQRFITNKHLKRHMFTHTREKPFQCSACGKTFKTKQGWSRHQQFRRCYLEKHTRASFPENQKDLQKHQQIGHEEAAQPEEDKMSRTSSEYKTSQAHGTSAQSPDTSNVCPTPRQSSKARTCHVCHEVFHSAYLMRKHLNSKHDQLPYQCLDCGENFKRKFNLREHKARCHSTPSSKARICCLCNKTFNSPYLMRKHLKSQHDQLPYQELEGTVDMFLS, encoded by the exons ATGGACTATGGCTTGGTGGAGGAGTTTGTCACCACTGTGTTGGAGGTAGTTCCTGATCTGATGAGTTACAGAGAGCGAGTCCAACTCATCATGGGACTGCGAGCACAG CTGGTTCTGGAGTTGTGTCGTACAGATCACCTAGCCGACTCCGAGACCATCCAACCACACCTGAACAGGCTTAGATCCTGTGTCATCACTCATAGGGAAAAGGAG ATTCCTGATCCAGAGGTGGAGGCATCAGAATCCAACTTCCTGAAGCTGATACAAAGCCTGCTAGAAGACCCAATTGAGAGGGAACACttcttccag AATGTTTATTCAGAGGAATTCGGCCTCAAGTATGACTCCGCACTGCAGAGTCTGGTGTGGGAGTTCCTGTCTAGGCTGGAGAAGCTACTTCCAACACCAACCCTTCAACAG ACTGCATCTTGGTTTCTACCTGACCCTTCTATCCTGGAGGACTGTGTGCAGTTTGTGTGTCACCCCGAGCCTTTGAAGACCCTACTCCAGTACCACAACAACACATATGAATATGTGGACACCAACG CTCTATCTTCGGTCGACTACATCCTCTCATCGCTGTCGCTCTCTCCACTAAAGACAGTTGTGATCTTTCCAGATCAAACTGACCCAGAGATCAAATCAGAACCCATGGAGGAACCTTTGCCATATGAACATATGAACATTCAAAGCCCAGCCTCATCTGACAACGATTCAGAAATGCTTCCTTTGTTGGAGTCAGATTACGTGAAGAGCGTAGAAGGGATGCATTCAGACGGAAATTTGAATGTTGAGATTTTGTCATTACAAATTCAAGGTTCAGAAGAGGTGTGTATACACAAGGAAACTACTGAGGGAAACCTCAAACACGAGACAACTGACAACGAGTCAGccagagagagggaactagatgGAGCTTTTCACCAACCTCAAACTGACAGTGGGctaaaaatacaaaaacctcacaGCATCCAACAGAAAGTGCAGGACAGTTCTAGTTTGTCAACTTCCTGTCTGCTCCGTCAGCCCACGGTGCTTCTGCACCGACTTGACTTTACTGATATGCCGTTACCTGTGTCATCTCCAACATTGAGTCCAACATTGAGGAGAAAGAGGCTTCAAATTAAAAAAGGGGGATCCCAAGGACAGAGAGCAGGATGGGTCATATCACCAGAAAGTAAGAGGAATGCCAATGGACAGCCACCACCAGAGACTGA ACAAGACGGTGTAACCTCAAACGATGATGCTCCCAGGAAAAGGAAAGCTG GTAGAGACCTAGAGGAAGAGAAACTGCACCACCACATCAAGGACTTTCACTCAGAGGAGTGCAGTGGACAGAACAGAGAACCTTTTGACAGTATGCCTCAGTATTCTTTGGCCCCTGACCTATCCCATGTAATTGGGCAGTCTAATAGAAGCAAGCGGGTCAAAATCTGCTCCTTATGTAGGAAGACTTTCATTGGAGCAAAGGATTTGACGGCACACGTGAGATCTCATACTGAGCAGAGTCCTTACCAGTGTACCCAGTGTTTGCAAAGCTTTGAACATCAGGAAGACTTACAGAAACATCAACAGATTGGGTGTGAGGTGGCAACTCAACCAGAAGAGGACAACATGTCTACGGCATCTTTTGAAAAGGATAACATGTCTACGGCATCTTTTGAAAAGGATAACATGTCTACGGCATCTTTTGAAAAGGATAACATGTCTACGGCATCTTTTGAAAAGGACAACATGTCTACGGCATCTTTTGAAAAGGATAACATGTCTACGGCATCTTTTGAAAAGGATAACATGTCTACGGCATCTTTTGAAAAGGACAACATGTCTACGGCATCTTTTGAAAAGGATAACATGTCTACGGCATCTTTTGAAAAGGATAACATGTCTACGGCATCTTTTGAAAAGGATAACATGTCTACGGCATCTTTTGAAAAGGATAACATGTCTACAACATATTTTGAGGATGGGATCGAGACATCCCAGCCCAATGGCACTTCGCCCCTGAGCCCAACAACTTCTAACGTTCGTCCCACTCCAAGAGAGTTTTCCAAAGCCAGAACTTGCCATGTGTGTCAGGAAACTTTCCAAAGTGCATATTTAATGAGAAAGCACCTGAATTCCAAACATGATCAGCTCCCTTACCAGTGCCTCGACTGTGGAGAAAATTTCAAGAGGAAGTTTCATTTAAAGGAACATAAGAAATTGTGCTTGGCGGCGAGCTCAACAACTTCCAACATTCGTCCCACTCCAGATCAGTCTTCCAAAGACAGAAATTGCAGTTTGTGTAACAAGACTTTCGACAGTCCATATTTAATGAGAAAACACCTCAAATCCAAACATGATCAACTCCCTTACCAGTGCCCTGGCTGTGGAGGAAATTTCCAAAGGAACTTTCATTTGAAGGAGCATAAAAAAGAGTGCTTGGTGGCGAAGAgtctcctctcttgctctctgtgtgACAAAACTTTCATTGAAGCAAGCAATTTGACAAAACACGTGAGATCTCACACTTATCAGTGCACCAAGTGTTTGCAAAGCTTTGAACGTCAGGAGGACTTACAGACACATCTGCAGAATGTGTTTGAAGAGCCAGCTCAATTTGAAGAGGACAACACGTCGATGCCATCTTTTGAGGATGGGACAGAGATATCTCAGCCCAACGACACTTCCAATGTCCTTCCCACTCGAAAGGAGTCTTCCAGAGCCAGAACATGCCGTTTGTGTCACAAGACTTTTGACACTATACATTTCATGAAAAAGCACCTGAATTCCAAACATGCTCAGCTCCCTTACCAGTGCCTCCACTGTGGAGAAAACTTCAGGAAGAAGTTTAATTTGAAAGAACATCAGAAAGAGTGCCATAAACCCACTCCAACACAGTTGTCCAAGGCCAGAACATGCCATGTGTGTCACAAGACTTTTGTTAGTGTACATTTAATGAGAACGCACCTCAAATCCAAACATGATCTGCTCCCTTACCAGTGTCTCGGCTGTGGAGACCATTTCTACAAAAATTCTCACTTGCTAAAACATGAAAAAGTTTGCTCGGCAGCAAAGAGGCTCCTCACTTGTTGTGAGTGTGGTAAGACTTTTAAGCTCTCTAAGCTTAAGAGGTGTAACCAGGTGAACCAACAGCAGGCTCCTAGGGGGGATCACCAAGAGACCAACACGACTCTAATAGTGGAAAATGGGATGGATATACCCCAGTCCTTCAGCACTACACCCCAGAACCCAACAACCTCCAATACTCTCACAATTCAAGGACAATCCTCCAAAATAGCCAACCATTATGAAACATGTCTTTTGTGTAATGAAACATTTGAAAATGGAGAGAATCTGAGAAAGCATATGAAATTTCAACATGATGTACGTACGTACCTGTGCCTTGATTGTGGGGAGACATTCCAAAGCAAATCTGAACTACAGAAACATTCTGGCATTCATTTGGGCTCCAGAAAGTGTCCTTTGTGTGTTAAAAAGACTTCTCAATCAACGCTGCAGCACGTTCAGAGACAACAGCCAGACTTGAGGGTGTCAAGTGAGGGAGTTAACCCAAACCAGCACCAAAGAGATGTTGATCCAGCAGATGGCAGCAGCTTGCTGGCACCAAGGGAACTTGAGACAAATATCCCCCAGCCTTCAACCTATCTATGTGATACATGTGGTAAAGACTTCCCATCTCTGTGCCGATTGAAAAGACATTTGCAAGTACATACAGGAGAGCAGCCTTTTCCTTGCACGGATtgtggcaaatgttttacttgcaAGGGTAGTCTGAAAATCCATCAACGCCTTCATACAGGAGAACGGCCATTTTCGTGCACTTTATGCCAACAACGCTTTATCACAAATAAACACCTAAAAAGACATATGTTTACTCACACAAGGGAAAAGCCTTTTCAGTGTTCAGCTTGTGGGAAAACTTTCAAAACGAAACAAGGTTGGAGCAGACATCAACAATTTAGGCGTTGTTACCTGGAAAAACATACTAGAGCAAGTTTTCCAGAGAATCAGAAGGACTTACAAAAACATCAGCAGATTGGGCATGAGGAGGCAGCTCAGCCAGAAGAGGATAAAATGTCTAGAACATCTTCTGAGTATAAGACATCCCAGGCCCATGGCACTTCAGCCCAGAGCCCTGACACTTCAAATGTTTGTCCTACTCCAAGACAGTCCTCCAAAGCCAGAACGTGCCACGTGTGTCATGAAGTCTTCCATAGTGCATATTTAATGAGAAAGCACCTGAATTCCAAACATGACCAGCTCCCTTACCAGTGCCTCGACTGTGGAGAAAATTTCAAGAGGAAGTTCAATTTGAGGGAACATAAGGCAAGGTGCCATTCTACGCCTTCCTCCAAAGCCAGAATATGCTGTTTGTGTAACAAGACTTTCAACAGTCCGTATTTAATGAGAAAACACCTAAAATCCCAACATGATCAGCTCCCTTACCAGGAGCTTGAAGGGACTGTGGACATGTTTTTAAGCTGA